In Homo sapiens chromosome 11, GRCh38.p14 Primary Assembly, one DNA window encodes the following:
- the PIH1D2 gene encoding PIH1 domain-containing protein 2 isoform X3 — METSSKGLLTQVTQFWNLLDDLAQSDPEGYEKFIQQQLKEGKQLCAAPEPQLCLQTRILKPKEKILFINLCQWTRIPAPQSTTHPVPLTVGKPEDTTEISDAYTVIDVAYNPDVLHAAEKDQVKKNQLIQMAMKCIEEKFQFTLSHSYHITKFRIKGSIQRMKQNLMGIQTDSIDLREKMRRELTLGQIRSSTMSNPDHFPQLLLPKDQVSGKAVCLIEEISSTEIQVEMKMPAYELKIVHDHSEKPLKIELKVELPGINSVSLCDLSVSENGVSIRVTWQARHSGSHL, encoded by the exons ATGGAGACATCCTCAAAAGGTCTGCTTACCCAAGTTACTCAGTTTTGGAACCTCCTAGATGATCTAGCTCAGAGTGACCCTGAGGGCTATGAGAAGTTTATTCAGCAGCAGCTGAAAGAAGGGAAACAGCTCTGTGCTGCCCCAGAACCACAGCTTTGTCTACAGACCAGGATTCTG aaaccaaaagaaaaaatactttttatcaaCCTGTGTCAGTGGACAAGGATCCCAGCTCCCCAATCAACCACTCATCCAGTACCTCTAACTGTTGGCAAACCAGAAGATACAACTGAGATATCAG ATGCTTACACAGTCATTGATGTTGCCTACAATCCTGATGTTCTTCATGCAGCAGAAAAGGaccaagtgaaaaaaaatcagttaattcaGATGGCCATGAAATGCATTGAGGAGAAATTCCAGTTCACCCTCTCACACTCTTACCATATTACCAAATTTAGAATAAAAGGAAGCATtcaaagaatgaaacaaaatctGATGGGAATCCAAACTGATTCCAtagatttaagagaaaaaatgagaaggG AACTAACTCTTGGACAGATACGAAGCAGTACTATGAGCAATCCAGATCACTTTCCTCAACTGTTACTGCCAAAAGACCAAGTTTCAGGCAAAGCAGTGTGTCTGATAGAAGAGATTTCCAGTACTGAAATCCAGGTGGAGATGAAGATGCCAGCCTATGAACTAAAAATTGTGCATGATCACAGTGAGAAACCTCTGAAAATTGAGTTGAAAGTTGAATTACCTGGTAttaattctgtctctctctgtgacCTTAGTGTTTCTGAG aaCGGTGTGTCAATAAGAGTTACgtggcaggccaggcacagtggctcacacctgtaa
- the PIH1D2 gene encoding PIH1 domain-containing protein 2 isoform 2 (isoform 2 is encoded by transcript variant 5), which yields METSSKGLLTQVTQFWNLLDDLAQSDPEGYEKFIQQQLKEGKQLCAAPEPQLCLQTRILKPKEKILFINLCQWTRIPAPQSTTHPVPLTVGKPEDTTEISDAYTVIDVAYNPDVLHAAEKDQVKKNQLIQMAMKCIEEKFQFTLSHSYHITKFRIKGSIQRMKQNLMGIQTDSIDLREKMRRELTLGQIRSSTMSNPDHFPQLLLPKDQVSGKAVCLIEEISSTEIQVEMKMPAYELKIVHDHSEKPLKIELKVELPGINSVSLCDLSVSEGTTEPQALAKDELSLKF from the exons ATGGAGACATCCTCAAAAGGTCTGCTTACCCAAGTTACTCAGTTTTGGAACCTCCTAGATGATCTAGCTCAGAGTGACCCTGAGGGCTATGAGAAGTTTATTCAGCAGCAGCTGAAAGAAGGGAAACAGCTCTGTGCTGCCCCAGAACCACAGCTTTGTCTACAGACCAGGATTCTG aaaccaaaagaaaaaatactttttatcaaCCTGTGTCAGTGGACAAGGATCCCAGCTCCCCAATCAACCACTCATCCAGTACCTCTAACTGTTGGCAAACCAGAAGATACAACTGAGATATCAG ATGCTTACACAGTCATTGATGTTGCCTACAATCCTGATGTTCTTCATGCAGCAGAAAAGGaccaagtgaaaaaaaatcagttaattcaGATGGCCATGAAATGCATTGAGGAGAAATTCCAGTTCACCCTCTCACACTCTTACCATATTACCAAATTTAGAATAAAAGGAAGCATtcaaagaatgaaacaaaatctGATGGGAATCCAAACTGATTCCAtagatttaagagaaaaaatgagaaggG AACTAACTCTTGGACAGATACGAAGCAGTACTATGAGCAATCCAGATCACTTTCCTCAACTGTTACTGCCAAAAGACCAAGTTTCAGGCAAAGCAGTGTGTCTGATAGAAGAGATTTCCAGTACTGAAATCCAGGTGGAGATGAAGATGCCAGCCTATGAACTAAAAATTGTGCATGATCACAGTGAGAAACCTCTGAAAATTGAGTTGAAAGTTGAATTACCTGGTAttaattctgtctctctctgtgacCTTAGTGTTTCTGAG ggaACAACAGAACCACAAGCATTAGCGAAAGATGAATTATCTTTGAAGTTTTGA
- the PIH1D2 gene encoding PIH1 domain-containing protein 2 isoform X1, with amino-acid sequence METSSKGLLTQVTQFWNLLDDLAQSDPEGYEKFIQQQLKEGKQLCAAPEPQLCLQTRILKPKEKILFINLCQWTRIPAPQSTTHPVPLTVGKPEDTTEISDAYTVIDVAYNPDVLHAAEKDQVKKNQLIQMAMKCIEEKFQFTLSHSYHITKFRIKGSIQRMKQNLMGIQTDSIDLREKMRRELTLGQIRSSTMSNPDHFPQLLLPKDQVSGKAVCLIEEISSTEIQVEMKMPAYELKIVHDHSEKPLKIELKVELPGINSVSLCDLSVSETMPWDTLTSQSQASELGINHLTEPDHTFHLDNKCHTPTWGASGTL; translated from the exons ATGGAGACATCCTCAAAAGGTCTGCTTACCCAAGTTACTCAGTTTTGGAACCTCCTAGATGATCTAGCTCAGAGTGACCCTGAGGGCTATGAGAAGTTTATTCAGCAGCAGCTGAAAGAAGGGAAACAGCTCTGTGCTGCCCCAGAACCACAGCTTTGTCTACAGACCAGGATTCTG aaaccaaaagaaaaaatactttttatcaaCCTGTGTCAGTGGACAAGGATCCCAGCTCCCCAATCAACCACTCATCCAGTACCTCTAACTGTTGGCAAACCAGAAGATACAACTGAGATATCAG ATGCTTACACAGTCATTGATGTTGCCTACAATCCTGATGTTCTTCATGCAGCAGAAAAGGaccaagtgaaaaaaaatcagttaattcaGATGGCCATGAAATGCATTGAGGAGAAATTCCAGTTCACCCTCTCACACTCTTACCATATTACCAAATTTAGAATAAAAGGAAGCATtcaaagaatgaaacaaaatctGATGGGAATCCAAACTGATTCCAtagatttaagagaaaaaatgagaaggG AACTAACTCTTGGACAGATACGAAGCAGTACTATGAGCAATCCAGATCACTTTCCTCAACTGTTACTGCCAAAAGACCAAGTTTCAGGCAAAGCAGTGTGTCTGATAGAAGAGATTTCCAGTACTGAAATCCAGGTGGAGATGAAGATGCCAGCCTATGAACTAAAAATTGTGCATGATCACAGTGAGAAACCTCTGAAAATTGAGTTGAAAGTTGAATTACCTGGTAttaattctgtctctctctgtgacCTTAGTGTTTCTGAG ACCATGCCTTGGGATACCCTAACTTCACAATCACAAGCTTCAGAATTGGGAATAAATCACCTAACAGAACCAGACCACACTTTCCATCTTGATAATAAGTGCCACACCCCAACATGGGGTGCTTCAGGAACTCTTTGA
- the PIH1D2 gene encoding PIH1 domain-containing protein 2 isoform 1 (isoform 1 is encoded by transcript variant 1), with product METSSKGLLTQVTQFWNLLDDLAQSDPEGYEKFIQQQLKEGKQLCAAPEPQLCLQTRILKPKEKILFINLCQWTRIPAPQSTTHPVPLTVGKPEDTTEISDAYTVIDVAYNPDVLHAAEKDQVKKNQLIQMAMKCIEEKFQFTLSHSYHITKFRIKGSIQRMKQNLMGIQTDSIDLREKMRRELTLGQIRSSTMSNPDHFPQLLLPKDQVSGKAVCLIEEISSTEIQVEMKMPAYELKIVHDHSEKPLKIELKVELPGINSVSLCDLSVSEDDLLIEVSEKYRLHLNLPKLIDTEMTTAKFIKEKSTLIITMPLV from the exons ATGGAGACATCCTCAAAAGGTCTGCTTACCCAAGTTACTCAGTTTTGGAACCTCCTAGATGATCTAGCTCAGAGTGACCCTGAGGGCTATGAGAAGTTTATTCAGCAGCAGCTGAAAGAAGGGAAACAGCTCTGTGCTGCCCCAGAACCACAGCTTTGTCTACAGACCAGGATTCTG aaaccaaaagaaaaaatactttttatcaaCCTGTGTCAGTGGACAAGGATCCCAGCTCCCCAATCAACCACTCATCCAGTACCTCTAACTGTTGGCAAACCAGAAGATACAACTGAGATATCAG ATGCTTACACAGTCATTGATGTTGCCTACAATCCTGATGTTCTTCATGCAGCAGAAAAGGaccaagtgaaaaaaaatcagttaattcaGATGGCCATGAAATGCATTGAGGAGAAATTCCAGTTCACCCTCTCACACTCTTACCATATTACCAAATTTAGAATAAAAGGAAGCATtcaaagaatgaaacaaaatctGATGGGAATCCAAACTGATTCCAtagatttaagagaaaaaatgagaaggG AACTAACTCTTGGACAGATACGAAGCAGTACTATGAGCAATCCAGATCACTTTCCTCAACTGTTACTGCCAAAAGACCAAGTTTCAGGCAAAGCAGTGTGTCTGATAGAAGAGATTTCCAGTACTGAAATCCAGGTGGAGATGAAGATGCCAGCCTATGAACTAAAAATTGTGCATGATCACAGTGAGAAACCTCTGAAAATTGAGTTGAAAGTTGAATTACCTGGTAttaattctgtctctctctgtgacCTTAGTGTTTCTGAG GATGATTTATTGATTGAAGTATCTGAGAAGTACAGATTACATCTGAATCTTCCAAAACTTATTGATACTGAAATGACCACAGCaaaatttatcaaagaaaaatcCACGCTAATCATCACAATGCCTTTGGTGTGA
- the PIH1D2 gene encoding PIH1 domain-containing protein 2 isoform X7 encodes METSSKGLLTQVTQFWNLLDDLAQSDPEGYEKFIQQQLKEGKQLCAAPEPQLCLQTRILKPKEKILFINLCQWTRIPAPQSTTHPVPLTVGKPEDTTEISDAYTVIDVAYNPDVLHAAEKDQVKKNQLIQMAMKCIEEKFQFTLSHSYHITKFRIKGSIQRMKQNLMGIQTDSIDLREKMRRELTLGQIRSSTMSNPDHFPQLLLPKDQVSGKAVCLIEEISSTEIQVEMKMPAYELKIVHDHSEKPLKIELKVELPGINSVSLCDLSVSEVS; translated from the exons ATGGAGACATCCTCAAAAGGTCTGCTTACCCAAGTTACTCAGTTTTGGAACCTCCTAGATGATCTAGCTCAGAGTGACCCTGAGGGCTATGAGAAGTTTATTCAGCAGCAGCTGAAAGAAGGGAAACAGCTCTGTGCTGCCCCAGAACCACAGCTTTGTCTACAGACCAGGATTCTG aaaccaaaagaaaaaatactttttatcaaCCTGTGTCAGTGGACAAGGATCCCAGCTCCCCAATCAACCACTCATCCAGTACCTCTAACTGTTGGCAAACCAGAAGATACAACTGAGATATCAG ATGCTTACACAGTCATTGATGTTGCCTACAATCCTGATGTTCTTCATGCAGCAGAAAAGGaccaagtgaaaaaaaatcagttaattcaGATGGCCATGAAATGCATTGAGGAGAAATTCCAGTTCACCCTCTCACACTCTTACCATATTACCAAATTTAGAATAAAAGGAAGCATtcaaagaatgaaacaaaatctGATGGGAATCCAAACTGATTCCAtagatttaagagaaaaaatgagaaggG AACTAACTCTTGGACAGATACGAAGCAGTACTATGAGCAATCCAGATCACTTTCCTCAACTGTTACTGCCAAAAGACCAAGTTTCAGGCAAAGCAGTGTGTCTGATAGAAGAGATTTCCAGTACTGAAATCCAGGTGGAGATGAAGATGCCAGCCTATGAACTAAAAATTGTGCATGATCACAGTGAGAAACCTCTGAAAATTGAGTTGAAAGTTGAATTACCTGGTAttaattctgtctctctctgtgacCTTAGTGTTTCTGAGGTAAGTTGA
- the PIH1D2 gene encoding PIH1 domain-containing protein 2 isoform 3 (isoform 3 is encoded by transcript variant 3) produces the protein METSSKGLLTQVTQFWNLLDDLAQSDPEGYEKFIQQQLKEGKQLCAAPEPQLCLQTRILKPKEKILFINLCQWTRIPAPQSTTHPVPLTVGKPEDTTEISDAYTVIDVAYNPDVLHAAEKDQVKKNQLIQMAMKCIEEKFQFTLSHSYHITKFRIKGSIQRMKQNLMGIQTDSIDLREKMRRELTLGQIRSSTMSNPDHFPQLLLPKDQVSGKAVCLIEEISSTEIQVEMKMPAYELKIVHDHSEKPLKIELKVELPGINSVSLCDLSVSEPPLLRPFNKI, from the exons ATGGAGACATCCTCAAAAGGTCTGCTTACCCAAGTTACTCAGTTTTGGAACCTCCTAGATGATCTAGCTCAGAGTGACCCTGAGGGCTATGAGAAGTTTATTCAGCAGCAGCTGAAAGAAGGGAAACAGCTCTGTGCTGCCCCAGAACCACAGCTTTGTCTACAGACCAGGATTCTG aaaccaaaagaaaaaatactttttatcaaCCTGTGTCAGTGGACAAGGATCCCAGCTCCCCAATCAACCACTCATCCAGTACCTCTAACTGTTGGCAAACCAGAAGATACAACTGAGATATCAG ATGCTTACACAGTCATTGATGTTGCCTACAATCCTGATGTTCTTCATGCAGCAGAAAAGGaccaagtgaaaaaaaatcagttaattcaGATGGCCATGAAATGCATTGAGGAGAAATTCCAGTTCACCCTCTCACACTCTTACCATATTACCAAATTTAGAATAAAAGGAAGCATtcaaagaatgaaacaaaatctGATGGGAATCCAAACTGATTCCAtagatttaagagaaaaaatgagaaggG AACTAACTCTTGGACAGATACGAAGCAGTACTATGAGCAATCCAGATCACTTTCCTCAACTGTTACTGCCAAAAGACCAAGTTTCAGGCAAAGCAGTGTGTCTGATAGAAGAGATTTCCAGTACTGAAATCCAGGTGGAGATGAAGATGCCAGCCTATGAACTAAAAATTGTGCATGATCACAGTGAGAAACCTCTGAAAATTGAGTTGAAAGTTGAATTACCTGGTAttaattctgtctctctctgtgacCTTAGTGTTTCTGAG
- the PIH1D2 gene encoding PIH1 domain-containing protein 2 isoform X6 codes for METSSKGLLTQVTQFWNLLDDLAQSDPEGYEKFIQQQLKEGKQLCAAPEPQLCLQTRILKPKEKILFINLCQWTRIPAPQSTTHPVPLTVGKPEDTTEISDAYTVIDVAYNPDVLHAAEKDQVKKNQLIQMAMKCIEEKFQFTLSHSYHITKFRIKGSIQRMKQNLMGIQTDSIDLREKMRRELTLGQIRSSTMSNPDHFPQLLLPKDQVSGKAVCLIEEISSTEIQVEMKMPAYELKIVHDHSEKPLKIELKVELPGINSVSLCDLSVSEEYKFLECLLL; via the exons ATGGAGACATCCTCAAAAGGTCTGCTTACCCAAGTTACTCAGTTTTGGAACCTCCTAGATGATCTAGCTCAGAGTGACCCTGAGGGCTATGAGAAGTTTATTCAGCAGCAGCTGAAAGAAGGGAAACAGCTCTGTGCTGCCCCAGAACCACAGCTTTGTCTACAGACCAGGATTCTG aaaccaaaagaaaaaatactttttatcaaCCTGTGTCAGTGGACAAGGATCCCAGCTCCCCAATCAACCACTCATCCAGTACCTCTAACTGTTGGCAAACCAGAAGATACAACTGAGATATCAG ATGCTTACACAGTCATTGATGTTGCCTACAATCCTGATGTTCTTCATGCAGCAGAAAAGGaccaagtgaaaaaaaatcagttaattcaGATGGCCATGAAATGCATTGAGGAGAAATTCCAGTTCACCCTCTCACACTCTTACCATATTACCAAATTTAGAATAAAAGGAAGCATtcaaagaatgaaacaaaatctGATGGGAATCCAAACTGATTCCAtagatttaagagaaaaaatgagaaggG AACTAACTCTTGGACAGATACGAAGCAGTACTATGAGCAATCCAGATCACTTTCCTCAACTGTTACTGCCAAAAGACCAAGTTTCAGGCAAAGCAGTGTGTCTGATAGAAGAGATTTCCAGTACTGAAATCCAGGTGGAGATGAAGATGCCAGCCTATGAACTAAAAATTGTGCATGATCACAGTGAGAAACCTCTGAAAATTGAGTTGAAAGTTGAATTACCTGGTAttaattctgtctctctctgtgacCTTAGTGTTTCTGAG